Proteins co-encoded in one Quercus robur chromosome 8, dhQueRobu3.1, whole genome shotgun sequence genomic window:
- the LOC126694599 gene encoding uncharacterized protein LOC126694599: MDSSNTNPSNLSSEGNEQEFRSYTAWLAALAFLLGFLLTLLGWKYQNPGVSVFDTHRAIILLLILNVCACTISLAMIIVLPTSNKTHLSFFKNVFLFSGVFACDLVLLVLIPPLGWFIFIISASVLVWLLFASHKLILRCCRQTLETMRHSTSKAFQSLCDWFPQSSQSVWRAHSQASTGPSMPTPKMKENEKHVFGSTNDV, from the exons ATGGACAGCAGCAACACCAATCCTTCTAATCTGAGTTCAGAAGG AAATGAGCAAGAATTCCGTTCCTACACTGCATGGCTTGCAGCCCTTGCCTTTTTGCTTGGTTTTCTGCTTACACTCCTCGGATGGAAGTATCAAAACCCAGGGGTCTCTGTATTTGACACACATCGTGCAATCATATTGCTCTTGATATTAAATGTATGTGCTTGCACCATATCATTGGCAATGATAATAGTACTACCAACTTCCAACAAAACtcatctctctttcttcaaGAATGTGTTTCTCTTCTCTGGGGTTTTTGCATGTGACTTGGTTTTGTTGGTTCTCATTCCTCCGCTCGGATGGTTCATCTTCATTATATCTGCATCTGTTCTTGTATGGTTGCTTTTTGCCTCACACAAACTGATTCTTCGATGCTGTCGACAAACTCTTGAAACAATGCGGCACTCCACTTCCAAGGCATTCCAGAGTTTATGTGATTGGTTCCCACAGAGTTCTCAATCAGTTTGGAGAGCACATTCCCAAGCATCTACTGGACCTTCGATGCCAACTCCCAAAATGAAGGAGAACGAGAAACATGTGTTTGGTTCGACAAATGATGTCTAA